A stretch of the Thiocystis violascens DSM 198 genome encodes the following:
- a CDS encoding CHASE domain-containing protein, whose product MMKIQEESWHAWVALGCGLLATLFISVQVKQGIEADAVRQFGFDCDQVTLKIRERLGAYALILRGGAALFAASGMVDRQEWRSYVETLRAQDSLPGVQGIGFAQVFPSDQLDGHLSRIRAEGFPEYQVHPPGERAIYTAIIYLEPFRDRNLRAFGYDMFSEPVRRAAMEQARDTGEAALSGKVVLVQESGAEVQAGALMYVPVYRNGWPLESVEQRRAALFGWSYSPYRMNDLMIGILGDWTHYDGEPIDLRIHDGSLATPETLLFDSRGGRQAHASSALRQQVRHLGFNGHRWLLVFDQTSQTSGIRAAWAWATLLGGLALSGLLFGLMLSVVNTRANIRIARNLADKLRRREQLLKESEFRWRFALEGAGDGVMDWSVPDGKVFYSRRWKEMLGFAKDEICDRLEEWEGRIHPEDQAHALATIQAYFDGKIPCYVSEHRLRCKDGDWKWMLVRGMVVSFDDAGKPLRMIGTYTDITAWKRSEEQLRLAASVFTHASEGIMITTAEGTIIDVNDAFTRITSYDRDEVLGRNPRLLTSGRQGREFYESMWRTLIEDGHWSGEIWNRRKNGEVYAEMQTISAVRDAQGSPQHYVALFSDITALKEHQRQLEHIAHYDALTSLPNRVLLSCRLLQAMTQTKRRAQRLAVAYLDLDGFKAINDSHGHEAGDQLLMIVAGRMKQSLREGDTLARLGGDEFVAVLVDLGDETGSVPMLTRLLMAAAQPVPVEGLVLRVSASIGVTFYPQSEEVDADQLLRQADQAMYQAKLSGKNRYCFFDAEQDQSIRGHHANLEQIRRALTVSEFILHYQPKVNMRTGAVIGVEALIRWQHPERGLLAPALFLPVIEDHPLAIDLGEWVIETALTQMDVWRAGGLNLPVSVNIGARQLRQTNFVECLRARLLAHPDIVPNGLGLEVLETSAQEDLNRVSTVIDACREIGVLCALDDFGTGYSSLTYLKRLAVSLLKIDQSFVRDMLDDPEDLAIVESVLGLAAAFRHQALAEGVESLEQGEILLQLGCELAQGYGIARPMPGEAVPDWVRSWHPDRIWSQQQPLDRDELPILFAIVEHRAWMLAIEHALKGKGVCALGPDLHDCHLGQWLAGEGAARHGARPAFQAIMRTHRRLHESARQLLKDHAQGRENETPAELEELRGFHAALLLQMRQLLNGSSRRVG is encoded by the coding sequence ATGATGAAAATCCAAGAAGAATCATGGCATGCCTGGGTGGCGCTCGGTTGCGGACTCTTGGCGACGCTCTTTATCAGCGTTCAAGTCAAGCAGGGGATCGAGGCGGACGCCGTCCGTCAGTTCGGCTTCGACTGCGACCAGGTGACCCTGAAGATCCGCGAGCGTCTGGGCGCCTATGCGCTGATTCTGCGCGGCGGCGCGGCGCTGTTCGCGGCATCGGGGATGGTCGACCGTCAAGAATGGCGGTCCTATGTCGAAACCCTGCGGGCACAGGACAGCCTGCCCGGCGTGCAGGGGATCGGTTTTGCGCAAGTGTTCCCGTCGGATCAACTCGACGGCCATCTTTCCCGTATCCGCGCGGAAGGCTTTCCCGAGTACCAGGTGCATCCGCCGGGCGAGCGTGCCATCTACACCGCCATCATTTATCTTGAGCCCTTCCGCGACCGCAATCTGCGTGCCTTCGGATACGACATGTTTTCCGAACCGGTGCGACGGGCCGCCATGGAACAGGCGCGCGATACCGGCGAAGCGGCCTTGTCCGGCAAGGTCGTGCTGGTGCAGGAGAGCGGCGCCGAGGTGCAGGCGGGAGCCCTCATGTATGTCCCCGTTTATCGCAACGGCTGGCCTCTGGAGAGCGTCGAGCAACGACGGGCGGCCTTATTCGGCTGGTCGTACAGCCCCTACCGGATGAACGATCTGATGATCGGGATTTTGGGCGATTGGACGCATTACGATGGCGAGCCGATCGATTTGCGTATCCACGATGGTTCCCTGGCGACCCCCGAGACGCTGCTGTTCGACAGCCGGGGAGGGCGGCAGGCGCACGCCTCTTCCGCGCTACGCCAACAGGTACGGCATCTCGGTTTCAACGGCCATCGCTGGCTGCTGGTCTTCGATCAGACCTCGCAGACGTCCGGGATTCGCGCTGCCTGGGCCTGGGCAACCCTGCTTGGCGGACTGGCGCTCAGCGGCCTGCTGTTCGGCTTGATGCTGTCGGTCGTCAACACCCGCGCCAATATCCGTATCGCCCGCAACCTGGCCGACAAGCTCCGGCGGCGCGAGCAGTTGTTGAAGGAAAGCGAATTCCGTTGGAGGTTTGCCCTCGAAGGCGCCGGCGACGGCGTGATGGACTGGAGCGTGCCAGACGGCAAGGTCTTTTATTCCCGGCGCTGGAAAGAGATGCTCGGTTTTGCCAAGGACGAGATCTGCGACCGCCTGGAGGAATGGGAAGGCCGCATCCACCCCGAGGACCAGGCGCACGCCCTCGCAACGATTCAAGCCTATTTCGACGGCAAGATCCCATGTTATGTCAGCGAACACCGTCTCCGCTGCAAGGATGGCGATTGGAAATGGATGCTGGTGCGCGGCATGGTGGTCAGTTTCGATGACGCGGGCAAACCCCTACGCATGATCGGTACCTATACCGACATTACCGCCTGGAAACGCTCGGAAGAACAGCTTCGATTGGCCGCCAGCGTCTTCACCCACGCCAGCGAAGGCATCATGATCACCACCGCCGAAGGCACGATCATCGATGTCAATGACGCCTTTACCCGCATCACCAGTTACGACCGCGACGAAGTGCTGGGCCGCAATCCGCGCCTGCTCACCTCGGGGCGTCAGGGACGCGAGTTCTACGAGTCGATGTGGCGGACCCTGATCGAGGATGGCCATTGGAGCGGCGAAATCTGGAATCGTCGCAAGAATGGCGAAGTGTACGCCGAGATGCAAACCATCAGCGCCGTGCGCGACGCGCAGGGCAGCCCCCAGCACTACGTCGCCCTGTTCTCCGACATTACCGCGCTCAAGGAGCATCAACGCCAGCTCGAACATATTGCCCATTACGATGCGCTGACCTCGCTGCCCAACCGCGTGCTGCTCTCCTGCCGTCTGCTTCAGGCCATGACGCAGACCAAGCGGCGCGCGCAACGCCTGGCGGTGGCCTATCTCGATCTGGACGGTTTCAAGGCCATCAACGACAGCCACGGGCACGAAGCCGGCGATCAATTGCTGATGATCGTGGCGGGGCGCATGAAGCAGAGTCTGCGCGAGGGCGACACCCTGGCCCGTCTTGGCGGCGACGAATTCGTCGCCGTGCTGGTCGATCTGGGAGATGAGACGGGCAGCGTGCCGATGCTCACCCGTCTGCTCATGGCGGCGGCCCAGCCCGTGCCTGTGGAGGGTCTCGTCCTGCGGGTCTCGGCCAGCATCGGCGTCACCTTCTATCCGCAGTCGGAGGAGGTCGACGCGGATCAACTGCTGCGCCAGGCCGACCAGGCCATGTATCAGGCCAAGCTATCCGGCAAAAATCGCTATTGCTTCTTTGACGCCGAGCAGGACCAGAGTATTCGGGGTCATCACGCCAACCTGGAGCAAATCCGTCGTGCCCTGACGGTCAGCGAATTCATTCTCCATTATCAGCCGAAAGTCAACATGCGGACCGGCGCGGTCATCGGTGTGGAGGCGCTGATCCGTTGGCAACATCCGGAACGCGGCCTATTGGCCCCGGCGCTGTTTCTGCCGGTGATCGAAGATCACCCGCTGGCGATCGATCTCGGCGAATGGGTGATCGAGACGGCGTTAACCCAAATGGACGTCTGGCGCGCGGGCGGTCTGAATCTCCCCGTCAGTGTCAATATCGGCGCCCGCCAGTTGCGGCAGACAAACTTTGTCGAGTGTTTGCGGGCACGCCTGCTCGCCCATCCGGACATCGTTCCGAATGGCCTTGGACTGGAAGTGCTGGAGACCAGCGCACAGGAGGATCTGAACCGTGTCTCGACAGTGATCGATGCCTGTCGGGAGATCGGCGTCCTCTGTGCCCTGGACGATTTTGGCACCGGATATTCCTCGCTGACCTACCTCAAACGCCTGGCGGTCAGCCTGCTCAAAATCGACCAGAGCTTCGTGCGCGACATGCTCGACGATCCGGAGGATCTGGCGATCGTCGAGAGCGTCCTGGGACTGGCCGCCGCCTTTCGCCATCAGGCGCTTGCCGAAGGGGTGGAGAGTCTGGAGCAAGGCGAGATCCTGCTGCAACTCGGTTGCGAACTGGCCCAGGGGTATGGCATTGCCAGACCCATGCCGGGCGAAGCCGTGCCGGACTGGGTTCGCTCCTGGCATCCCGATCGGATCTGGAGCCAGCAGCAGCCTCTCGACCGCGATGAGTTGCCGATTCTCTTTGCCATCGTCGAGCACCGCGCCTGGATGCTGGCCATCGAACACGCTCTAAAGGGAAAGGGCGTGTGCGCGTTGGGCCCGGACCTTCATGACTGCCATCTGGGGCAGTGGCTCGCAGGGGAAGGCGCGGCGCGTCATGGCGCGCGGCCGGCCTTTCAAGCGATCATGCGCACGCATCGGCGGTTGCACGAGTCGGCCCGGCAGTTACTGAAAGATCATGCCCAAGGCCGTGAGAACGAGACGCCGGCCGAATTGGAGGAACTGCGCGGTTTCCATGCCGCGCTCTTGTTGCAGATGCGCCAGTTACTGAACGGAAGCAGTCGGCGGGTTGGGTAA
- a CDS encoding GGDEF domain-containing protein, whose protein sequence is MRILIAEDDLTSRVALAGILRKIDHDVIETVNGADALEVLKRPDAPALAILDWMMPQMDGMEVVRRVRSLPTDRPPYLIMLTAKGEKADIVAGLDGGADDYLAKPFDPGELGARIEVGRRLIEMQAQFLAARNALAHEATHDPLTGLLNRRAILDALARQLSRERRRHPDGLAVGICDIDHFKLVNDTYGHLVGDEVLCRFARILESNLRPYDFLGRFGGEEFVVITPLIEHLNVRMLYQRFLSAISDRPIPTKAGQVPVTISIGVKIWSADEDVDAMLMAADRALYRAKSAGRNRICLADEFEDGY, encoded by the coding sequence GTGCGCATCCTGATCGCCGAAGACGATTTGACCTCCCGCGTGGCGTTGGCGGGCATCTTGAGGAAGATCGATCATGACGTCATCGAGACCGTCAACGGCGCCGATGCCTTGGAGGTATTGAAGCGTCCCGACGCACCCGCCCTGGCCATTCTCGACTGGATGATGCCGCAGATGGATGGAATGGAGGTCGTGCGTCGCGTTCGCTCGCTGCCGACCGACCGGCCGCCGTACCTCATCATGCTGACCGCCAAGGGGGAAAAGGCCGACATCGTCGCCGGGCTGGATGGCGGTGCCGACGATTATCTGGCCAAGCCGTTCGATCCCGGCGAACTGGGCGCGCGCATCGAAGTCGGTCGACGCCTGATCGAGATGCAGGCTCAATTTCTCGCGGCGCGCAACGCGCTGGCGCACGAGGCCACGCACGATCCATTGACCGGCCTGCTGAACCGCCGGGCCATCCTGGACGCGCTCGCGCGTCAGTTGTCCAGAGAGCGGCGGCGGCATCCTGACGGTCTGGCCGTCGGAATTTGCGACATCGATCATTTCAAGCTGGTCAACGATACCTACGGTCATCTGGTGGGCGATGAAGTGCTCTGCCGATTCGCCCGGATCCTGGAGAGCAATCTCAGACCCTATGATTTCCTAGGTCGCTTCGGCGGAGAGGAGTTCGTGGTGATCACCCCGTTGATCGAACACCTCAATGTCAGGATGCTGTATCAGCGTTTTCTATCGGCCATCTCGGACCGTCCGATCCCCACCAAAGCGGGCCAGGTGCCCGTCACCATCAGCATTGGGGTCAAGATCTGGAGCGCTGACGAGGATGTGGATGCCATGCTGATGGCGGCGGATCGCGCGCTCTACCGAGCCAAGAGCGCGGGGCGAAATCGGATCTGTCTGGCCGACGAGTTCGAGGACGGTTATTAA
- a CDS encoding protein adenylyltransferase SelO produces MTFAFDNTYARLPDRFYARLAPIPVARPDMIRLNEALASQLGLDPRALHSPEGLNMLAGNRIPEGAEPLAMAYAGHQFGHFVPQLGDGRAILLGEIVDSAGERFDIQLKGSGRTPFSRGNDGRAWLGPVLREYIVSEAMQALGIPTTRALAAVATGEPVYRERALPGAVLTRVARGHVRVGTFEYFAARQDSEALKCLADYVIVRHYPEARETERPYRALLDAIVARQADLVADWMGVGFIHGVMNTDNMSIAGETIDYGPCAFMDTYHPGTVYSSIDDRGRYAYGNQPHAAQWNLGQLAQALLPILDEDVNQAVAEAQAAVDAFRHHFEQAYLARFRAKLGLMESREEDADLIDTLLRAMAGGAADFTNIFRALCDAATGNDAALRVQPGGRDILETWIPRWRARLAREEASTDARAQRMRCANPAVIPRNHRVEEALDAAVEDDLGPLEALLDALAKPWDERPERGIYTRPPEPHEIVHQTFCGT; encoded by the coding sequence ATGACATTCGCCTTCGACAACACCTACGCGCGGTTGCCGGACCGCTTCTACGCCCGGCTTGCGCCGATTCCCGTCGCGCGACCGGACATGATCAGGCTCAACGAGGCGCTGGCCTCCCAACTTGGACTTGATCCGCGGGCGCTGCACTCCCCCGAGGGTCTGAACATGCTCGCCGGCAACCGGATTCCGGAAGGCGCCGAGCCGCTGGCCATGGCCTATGCCGGGCATCAATTCGGGCATTTCGTCCCGCAACTCGGCGACGGGCGGGCGATCCTGCTGGGCGAGATCGTCGATTCGGCGGGCGAGCGCTTCGACATCCAGCTCAAGGGTTCCGGGCGCACGCCCTTTTCGCGCGGGAACGATGGGCGGGCCTGGCTTGGTCCGGTTCTGCGGGAGTACATCGTCAGCGAGGCCATGCAGGCGCTCGGCATTCCGACGACGCGCGCGCTCGCGGCGGTCGCGACTGGCGAGCCGGTCTATCGCGAGCGTGCGCTGCCGGGGGCGGTGCTGACCCGCGTGGCGCGCGGCCATGTGCGGGTGGGAACCTTCGAGTACTTCGCCGCGCGCCAGGATAGCGAGGCGCTCAAGTGCCTCGCCGACTATGTCATCGTGCGGCATTACCCCGAGGCGCGGGAGACGGAGCGGCCTTACCGCGCGCTGCTCGATGCGATCGTCGCGCGGCAGGCGGACCTTGTCGCCGACTGGATGGGGGTCGGCTTCATTCACGGCGTGATGAATACCGACAACATGTCGATCGCCGGCGAGACCATCGACTATGGCCCCTGCGCCTTCATGGATACTTACCATCCAGGCACGGTCTACAGTTCGATCGACGATCGGGGGCGCTATGCCTACGGCAACCAGCCTCATGCCGCGCAGTGGAATCTCGGCCAACTTGCCCAGGCGCTGCTGCCGATTCTCGATGAAGACGTGAACCAAGCGGTCGCGGAAGCCCAGGCCGCGGTCGATGCCTTTCGTCATCACTTTGAGCAAGCCTACCTCGCGCGCTTTCGGGCCAAGCTGGGCTTGATGGAATCCCGTGAGGAGGATGCGGATCTGATCGACACGCTGCTGCGTGCAATGGCCGGGGGCGCCGCCGACTTTACCAATATCTTTCGCGCCTTGTGCGATGCCGCGACGGGAAACGACGCGGCGCTGCGAGTCCAGCCTGGCGGTCGCGACATTCTGGAGACATGGATACCGCGCTGGCGTGCGCGCCTCGCCCGCGAAGAGGCCAGCACGGACGCGCGGGCACAGCGAATGCGTTGCGCAAATCCGGCGGTCATCCCGAGAAATCACCGTGTCGAGGAGGCGCTCGACGCGGCGGTCGAGGACGACCTCGGACCCCTTGAAGCGCTGTTGGACGCGCTCGCCAAGCCCTGGGACGAGCGGCCCGAGCGGGGGATTTACACCCGGCCGCCAGAACCGCACGAGATCGTGCATCAGACGTTCTGCGGTACCTGA
- a CDS encoding DUF808 domain-containing protein: MATSLLALIDDIATVLDDVSLLTKVAARKTASVLGDDLALNAEQVQGVRAERELPVVWAVFKGSLINKLILVPAALAISLLAPWAILPLLMVGGLYLCYEGVEKVAHKFLHSGAETDARHAELTAALADPGTDLMTLERDKIAGAVRTDFILSAEIIVITLGTVEAAPLLTQVLVLSGIALLMTVGVYGLVAGIVKLDDAGLALSRRHGENFFSRWQRAFGRGILRAAPLLMKGLSIAGTIAMFLVGGGILAHGLPGVQDWIHHLSEGLAHARGMVRVLSVMMPIAITAAIGIIAGAVALGAVSLVTRMRMALSAQG, encoded by the coding sequence ACCAAGGTCGCGGCCAGAAAAACCGCCAGCGTCCTGGGCGACGACCTCGCGCTGAATGCCGAGCAGGTTCAGGGAGTCCGGGCCGAGCGGGAACTGCCCGTCGTCTGGGCCGTGTTCAAGGGATCGCTGATCAACAAACTCATTCTGGTCCCGGCCGCGCTGGCGATCAGCCTGCTCGCGCCCTGGGCGATCCTGCCGTTATTGATGGTCGGCGGGCTGTATCTCTGTTACGAAGGCGTTGAAAAGGTCGCGCACAAATTTCTGCATTCCGGGGCCGAAACCGACGCCCGCCACGCCGAACTGACCGCCGCGCTCGCGGATCCCGGCACGGATCTGATGACGCTGGAGCGAGACAAGATCGCCGGCGCGGTCAGAACGGATTTCATCCTGTCCGCCGAGATCATCGTCATCACGCTCGGAACCGTCGAAGCGGCTCCGCTCCTGACCCAGGTTCTGGTTCTGAGCGGCATTGCCCTGCTGATGACCGTCGGCGTCTATGGCCTGGTCGCGGGGATCGTCAAGCTCGACGATGCCGGGCTCGCCCTGAGCCGCCGGCACGGCGAAAATTTTTTCAGCCGTTGGCAACGCGCCTTCGGACGCGGCATTTTGCGCGCGGCACCTTTACTCATGAAGGGACTTTCCATCGCGGGCACCATCGCGATGTTTCTGGTCGGCGGTGGAATCCTGGCCCATGGACTCCCCGGCGTGCAGGACTGGATCCATCATCTGAGCGAGGGACTCGCGCACGCGCGCGGGATGGTTCGCGTGCTGTCCGTCATGATGCCTATCGCCATCACGGCCGCGATTGGCATCATCGCCGGCGCGGTCGCGCTGGGTGCGGTCAGCCTGGTGACGCGCATGCGGATGGCCTTATCGGCACAGGGTTAG